A single Curtobacterium sp. MCSS17_015 DNA region contains:
- a CDS encoding SRPBCC family protein: MAKNVRIIHCTPEEVFDVLRDGWLYPTWVVGASRMRGEDPGWPAVGTKIHHSFGIWPFVINDTTHVLEYDEPRRMVIQARGWPVGEARVEVEVEPHPRGCRVTIRENPAEGPGSLVPGFIAQPGIWFRNRETARRLGWVAAGRARSH; encoded by the coding sequence ATGGCGAAGAACGTCCGGATCATCCACTGCACGCCGGAAGAGGTCTTCGACGTCCTCCGCGACGGCTGGCTCTACCCGACGTGGGTGGTCGGAGCCTCCCGGATGCGCGGCGAGGACCCCGGCTGGCCCGCGGTCGGCACGAAGATCCACCACTCGTTCGGCATCTGGCCGTTCGTGATCAACGACACGACGCACGTGCTCGAGTACGACGAGCCCCGCCGCATGGTCATCCAGGCTCGGGGTTGGCCGGTGGGCGAGGCGCGCGTCGAGGTCGAGGTCGAGCCGCACCCCCGAGGGTGCCGCGTCACGATCCGCGAGAACCCGGCGGAGGGCCCGGGGTCGCTCGTCCCCGGGTTCATCGCCCAGCCGGGCATCTGGTTCCGGAACCGCGAGACCGCCCGCCGGCTCGGCTGGGTCGCCGCGGGGCGCGCGCGCAGCCACTGA
- a CDS encoding ATP-binding cassette domain-containing protein codes for MSSTDSPTTAPDTDVTGRSILLDQVTKRYPGQAKPAVDGITLEIPAGKIVMLVGPSGCGKTTTLKMINRLIEPTEGRIVVGDDDVTKIDGDELRRRMGYVIQAGGLFPHMTVAANIAIVPKMLGWSKEKIAARVDELLDLVSLDPDTYRDRYPRELSGGQQQRVGVARALAADPPVLLMDEPFGAVDPITRQRLQDELIRIQAELHKTIVIVTHDFDEAVKLGDWIVVFSEGAHIVQYDSPERILAEPANEFVENFIGSGAGLKQLTLTRVREVGLADAVTCSPGEQTEAVLQRMREAGGHGHAVVVDRRQRPIGWPSRRQLERLDRIPEGIEAGLPVVSEASTLNDALDTMLVSSAGAALVTGRRDAFQGVITVETVMEAITRTRAAAAEDQAYTPVGTNTNPLQTMPSSPAVDLGDEPAGSADDSLVTDAVPADGRDDR; via the coding sequence GTGTCCAGCACTGACTCCCCGACCACCGCGCCCGACACCGACGTCACCGGCCGGAGCATCCTGCTCGACCAGGTGACGAAGCGGTACCCGGGCCAGGCGAAGCCCGCGGTCGACGGCATCACGCTCGAGATCCCGGCCGGCAAGATCGTCATGCTCGTCGGTCCCTCGGGCTGCGGCAAGACCACCACGCTGAAGATGATCAACCGCCTCATCGAACCGACCGAGGGGCGCATCGTCGTCGGCGACGACGACGTCACGAAGATCGACGGCGACGAGCTGCGCCGCCGGATGGGCTACGTCATCCAGGCCGGTGGCCTCTTCCCGCACATGACCGTCGCGGCGAACATCGCGATCGTGCCGAAGATGCTCGGTTGGTCGAAGGAGAAGATCGCCGCCCGCGTCGACGAACTACTCGACCTGGTGTCGCTCGACCCCGACACCTACCGCGACCGTTACCCCCGTGAGCTCTCCGGCGGTCAGCAGCAGCGCGTCGGTGTCGCCCGTGCCCTGGCCGCCGACCCGCCCGTCCTGCTCATGGACGAGCCCTTCGGTGCCGTCGACCCGATCACGCGTCAGCGCCTGCAGGACGAGCTCATCCGGATCCAGGCGGAGCTGCACAAGACGATCGTCATCGTCACGCACGACTTCGACGAGGCCGTGAAGCTCGGCGACTGGATCGTCGTGTTCTCCGAGGGCGCGCACATCGTGCAGTACGACTCCCCGGAGCGGATCCTCGCCGAGCCCGCGAACGAGTTCGTCGAGAACTTCATCGGGTCGGGCGCCGGGCTCAAGCAGCTCACGCTCACCCGTGTCCGCGAGGTCGGACTGGCCGACGCGGTCACCTGCTCGCCGGGCGAGCAGACCGAGGCCGTCCTGCAGCGCATGCGCGAGGCCGGCGGCCACGGGCACGCCGTCGTCGTCGACCGGCGTCAGCGGCCGATCGGGTGGCCGTCGCGCCGCCAGCTCGAGCGCCTGGACCGGATCCCGGAGGGCATCGAGGCGGGTCTGCCCGTCGTCTCCGAGGCATCGACCCTCAACGACGCGCTCGACACCATGCTCGTCTCGAGCGCCGGCGCCGCGCTCGTCACCGGTCGCCGGGACGCCTTCCAGGGCGTCATCACGGTCGAGACGGTGATGGAAGCGATCACCCGCACCCGCGCCGCGGCCGCCGAGGACCAGGCGTACACCCCCGTCGGGACGAACACGAACCCCCTCCAGACGATGCCGAGCAGCCCGGCCGTCGACCTCGGGGACGAGCCCGCCGGGTCCGCCGACGACTCGCTCGTCACCGACGCGGTGCCCGCCGACGGCCGGGACGACCGGTGA
- a CDS encoding NADP-dependent oxidoreductase — MTALPDTMRAVRFDEWGDRSVLHVAEVPVPDVAPGRVLVKVRAAGVNPGESAIRQGVVDDHDPSRLPSGQGTDLAGTVAAIGLDVDGFEEGDEVLGWSWERSSQAEYVSVPAGQLVPKPRLLSWEAAGGLDVIATTAAAAVRAVDPRAGETVVVSGAAGGVGGFVTQLLTNEGVDVIAIASEANHEWLRGKKARPVAYGDGVEERIRELATNGIDALIDTFGPEYVHLGITLGIPADRIDTVIAFDAAAEVGARASGSADTADPEILSALANMVADGSIEVPIAATYPLDRVQDAYAELEERHTRGKIVLLP, encoded by the coding sequence ATGACTGCTCTCCCTGACACCATGCGCGCCGTCCGCTTCGACGAGTGGGGCGACCGCTCCGTCCTGCACGTCGCCGAGGTCCCGGTCCCCGACGTCGCTCCCGGCCGCGTGCTCGTGAAGGTCCGCGCCGCCGGCGTCAACCCCGGCGAGTCCGCGATCCGCCAGGGCGTGGTGGACGACCACGACCCGTCGAGACTGCCGTCCGGCCAGGGCACCGACCTCGCCGGCACCGTCGCCGCGATCGGCCTGGACGTCGACGGGTTCGAGGAGGGCGACGAGGTCCTGGGCTGGTCGTGGGAGCGCTCGAGCCAGGCCGAGTACGTCTCCGTCCCCGCCGGACAGCTCGTCCCGAAGCCCCGCCTGCTCTCGTGGGAGGCGGCGGGCGGTCTCGACGTCATCGCCACCACCGCGGCAGCAGCCGTCCGTGCCGTCGACCCGCGAGCCGGCGAGACGGTCGTCGTCTCCGGTGCTGCCGGTGGCGTGGGTGGGTTCGTCACGCAGCTGCTGACGAACGAGGGCGTCGACGTCATCGCGATCGCCTCCGAGGCGAACCACGAGTGGTTGCGCGGGAAGAAGGCCCGCCCGGTCGCGTACGGCGACGGGGTCGAGGAGCGCATCCGCGAACTCGCCACGAACGGCATCGACGCGCTCATCGACACGTTCGGCCCGGAGTACGTGCACCTCGGCATCACCCTCGGGATCCCCGCCGACCGCATCGATACCGTGATCGCCTTCGACGCTGCGGCCGAGGTCGGGGCCAGGGCCTCCGGCAGCGCGGACACCGCCGACCCGGAGATCCTGTCGGCGCTGGCGAACATGGTCGCCGACGGCTCGATCGAGGTCCCGATCGCCGCGACCTACCCGCTCGACCGCGTGCAGGACGCCTACGCCGAGCTCGAGGAGCGCCACACCCGCGGCAAGATCGTCCTGCTCCCGTAG
- a CDS encoding shikimate 5-dehydrogenase, protein MPILHKDMQLCISLAARPSNIGTRFHNFLYDELGLDFVYKAFTTTDLPGAVAGIRALAIRGCSVSMPFKEDVIPLVDELEESARAIRSVNTIVNDGGVLTASNTDYEAVASLLDSHGVDRSARVLLRGSGGMAKAVTAAFRGAGFEHLTVVARNEATGSALADQYGYAWVDAEDRAGDADLLVNVTPLGMRGDEETTLSFAPDRIASAQTVFDVVAFPAETPLVRAGREAGAHVITGAEVIALQAARQFERYTGVALTADQVARASAFSREE, encoded by the coding sequence ATGCCCATCCTCCACAAGGACATGCAGCTGTGCATCTCGCTCGCCGCCCGCCCGAGCAACATCGGCACCCGCTTCCACAACTTCCTCTACGACGAACTCGGACTCGACTTCGTCTACAAGGCGTTCACCACGACGGACCTGCCCGGCGCGGTCGCCGGCATCCGTGCGCTCGCCATCCGCGGCTGCTCGGTGTCGATGCCGTTCAAGGAGGACGTGATCCCCCTCGTCGACGAGCTCGAGGAGTCGGCGCGGGCGATCCGCTCGGTCAACACGATCGTCAACGACGGCGGGGTCCTGACCGCCTCGAACACCGACTACGAGGCCGTCGCGTCCCTGCTCGACTCGCACGGGGTCGACCGCTCCGCCCGGGTCCTGCTCCGCGGGTCCGGCGGCATGGCGAAGGCGGTCACGGCGGCGTTCCGGGGTGCCGGGTTCGAGCACCTCACCGTCGTCGCCCGGAACGAGGCGACCGGCAGCGCCCTCGCCGACCAGTACGGGTACGCCTGGGTCGATGCCGAGGACCGTGCCGGCGACGCCGACCTGCTCGTCAACGTCACGCCGCTCGGCATGCGCGGCGACGAGGAGACGACGCTGTCCTTCGCACCCGACCGCATCGCGTCAGCGCAGACCGTGTTCGACGTCGTCGCGTTCCCCGCCGAGACCCCGCTCGTCCGGGCCGGTCGCGAGGCCGGGGCGCACGTCATCACGGGAGCCGAGGTCATCGCCCTCCAGGCGGCCCGTCAGTTCGAGCGGTACACGGGCGTCGCGCTCACCGCGGACCAGGTCGCCCGGGCGAGCGCCTTCTCGCGCGAGGAGTAG
- a CDS encoding aminoglycoside phosphotransferase family protein: MPTPGAEVHVDVPLVRALLADQHPDLADRSLTVVASGWDNVLVRIGPAVRPGAGPDVDLAVRLPRRAAAAALALHEQRWLPEVARLVGDLAPVPVPVRTGRPALGFPWSWSVVPWFPGETIGSRTGGTSVAETLAAFLAALHVPAPADAPVNPVRAVPLHTRTEAVATRLASHPVPRAGELATAWRTAADLPGYAGPPVWVHGDLHPFNLLVETGPTGDRLSAVVDFGDVTAGDPAVDLATAWLTFDREARADFRGRLTAQDGSLDPHAWGRARGWAVSIASALAVGDEPSARAVARRAIDAALDD, translated from the coding sequence GTGCCCACCCCCGGAGCCGAGGTCCACGTCGACGTCCCCCTCGTCCGCGCTCTGTTGGCCGACCAGCACCCGGACCTCGCCGACCGGTCGCTCACGGTCGTCGCGAGCGGCTGGGACAACGTCCTCGTCCGCATCGGCCCCGCGGTCCGCCCGGGTGCCGGTCCCGACGTCGACCTCGCCGTCCGGCTCCCTCGGCGGGCCGCGGCGGCGGCCCTCGCCCTGCACGAGCAGCGCTGGCTGCCCGAGGTCGCCCGCCTCGTCGGTGACCTCGCCCCCGTCCCGGTCCCTGTCCGGACCGGCCGGCCGGCCCTCGGTTTCCCCTGGTCGTGGAGCGTCGTGCCCTGGTTCCCGGGCGAGACGATCGGCAGCAGGACCGGTGGGACGTCGGTGGCCGAGACCCTCGCAGCGTTCCTGGCCGCCCTGCACGTGCCGGCGCCGGCGGACGCCCCGGTCAACCCGGTGCGTGCGGTGCCGCTGCACACCAGGACCGAGGCGGTCGCCACCCGGCTCGCGTCACACCCCGTGCCGCGGGCCGGCGAGCTCGCGACCGCGTGGCGGACGGCGGCGGACCTGCCCGGGTACGCCGGGCCTCCCGTCTGGGTGCACGGCGACCTGCACCCGTTCAACCTGCTCGTCGAGACGGGGCCGACCGGCGACCGGCTGTCCGCCGTCGTCGACTTCGGCGACGTGACGGCGGGGGACCCGGCCGTCGACCTCGCGACCGCCTGGTTGACGTTCGACCGGGAGGCCCGGGCCGACTTCCGGGGTCGCCTCACCGCGCAGGACGGCAGCCTCGACCCGCACGCCTGGGGGCGGGCGCGCGGCTGGGCCGTCTCGATCGCCTCGGCCCTCGCCGTGGGTGACGAGCCGTCCGCCCGTGCGGTGGCACGCCGGGCGATCGACGCGGCCCTCGACGACTGA
- a CDS encoding glycine betaine ABC transporter substrate-binding protein, whose translation MTRRPTTRRARRLLTAAALAGVTTGLLAGCGLQPAASFVPAAAPGTIEQIDSLPEDAPLTVTSKNFTEQLVLGKIAVLAASAAGFDVTDETNVPGSVAVRQLMTSHDADMTYEYTGTAWLTFMGHKEGIPDKTEQWQAVKDEDAGNGLTWLAPAPMNNTYAFAVRKEAVEDLGGITKLSQIAELPADQRTFCVESEFNSRADGFKPMLEKYGLTLGGSGDGAIPKDNVDILDTGTVYTATDRGTCNFGEVFTTDGRIKSLGLSVLEDDRGFFPAYNVAPVLSTSALEEYPQLEGVFDQISPKLTDAVLQELNRQVDVEGREPADVAFEWMVEEGFITEP comes from the coding sequence ATGACCCGCCGACCCACCACCCGCCGTGCCCGCCGGCTGCTGACCGCTGCCGCCCTGGCCGGCGTCACCACGGGCCTCCTGGCCGGCTGCGGGCTGCAGCCCGCAGCGTCCTTCGTGCCGGCTGCCGCACCCGGCACGATCGAGCAGATCGACAGCCTGCCCGAGGACGCCCCGCTCACCGTCACGTCGAAGAACTTCACCGAGCAGCTCGTGCTCGGCAAGATCGCCGTGCTGGCCGCCTCGGCCGCGGGCTTCGACGTCACCGACGAGACGAACGTGCCCGGTTCGGTGGCCGTCCGGCAGCTCATGACCTCGCACGACGCCGACATGACGTACGAGTACACGGGAACCGCCTGGCTGACCTTCATGGGGCACAAGGAGGGGATCCCGGACAAGACCGAGCAGTGGCAGGCGGTCAAGGACGAGGACGCCGGCAACGGGCTGACCTGGCTGGCGCCGGCGCCGATGAACAACACGTACGCGTTCGCCGTCCGGAAGGAAGCGGTCGAGGACCTCGGCGGCATCACGAAGCTGTCCCAGATCGCGGAGCTGCCCGCCGACCAGCGCACGTTCTGCGTCGAGTCGGAGTTCAACTCCCGTGCCGACGGCTTCAAGCCGATGCTCGAGAAGTACGGGCTGACGCTGGGTGGGTCCGGCGACGGCGCGATCCCGAAGGACAACGTCGACATCCTCGACACCGGCACGGTCTACACGGCGACCGACCGCGGGACGTGCAACTTCGGCGAGGTCTTCACGACCGACGGCCGTATCAAGTCCCTCGGGCTGAGCGTGCTCGAGGACGACCGCGGGTTCTTCCCGGCGTACAACGTCGCCCCCGTGCTGTCGACCTCGGCGCTCGAGGAGTACCCGCAGCTCGAGGGGGTCTTCGACCAGATCTCGCCGAAGCTCACCGATGCGGTGCTCCAGGAGCTCAACCGCCAGGTGGACGTCGAGGGGCGCGAGCCCGCGGACGTCGCGTTCGAGTGGATGGTGGAGGAGGGCTTCATCACGGAGCCCTGA
- a CDS encoding Gfo/Idh/MocA family oxidoreductase, with protein sequence MSQTTDASKTLRVGVVGLGFAGTTHLDAFTALPGVEVIALAGQEPERLRELATSRGVPNAYADWQDLVARDDLDIVSIGVPNSLHHPIAVAALESGKHVFCEKPLATTGEQAQEMVDAAVRNDRVLEVAYNHRRRADVQFLATHLRRGQTAGDAVDTTDDGALAALGTGPIGNVYHARASWMRRAGIPGIRSWFVNKETAGGGPLIDLGSHVLDIALHLMGEPRVVTASAVTYNELGRAGRGGSDRDPVSAATGRPFDVEDFASALLRFEDGASLLLQASWASYSKDVEDIEVELLGSTGGARLFVRDYATEGTVTLYSDEQGVPTVTRPGVQVPAGHHQRVIEEFLATIRSGLHDGHHGEFALHRSRVVDAIYASAQAGHEVEVVR encoded by the coding sequence ATGTCGCAGACGACCGATGCATCGAAGACGCTGCGCGTGGGGGTGGTCGGCCTCGGTTTCGCCGGGACCACCCATCTCGACGCCTTCACCGCACTCCCCGGCGTGGAGGTGATCGCCCTCGCCGGACAGGAACCCGAACGGCTCCGCGAACTCGCGACCAGCCGTGGTGTCCCGAACGCGTACGCCGACTGGCAGGACCTCGTGGCCCGGGACGACCTGGACATCGTGTCGATCGGTGTGCCGAACAGCCTGCACCACCCGATCGCCGTCGCCGCGCTCGAGTCCGGCAAGCACGTGTTCTGCGAGAAGCCCCTCGCCACCACCGGCGAGCAGGCGCAGGAGATGGTCGACGCGGCCGTCCGCAACGACCGTGTGCTCGAGGTCGCGTACAACCACCGCCGCCGCGCCGACGTGCAGTTCCTCGCGACGCACCTGCGCCGCGGGCAGACGGCGGGTGACGCCGTCGACACCACCGATGACGGTGCCCTGGCCGCGCTCGGCACCGGCCCGATCGGGAACGTCTACCACGCCCGCGCGAGCTGGATGCGACGAGCCGGCATCCCCGGCATCCGCAGCTGGTTCGTCAACAAGGAGACCGCCGGCGGCGGTCCGCTCATCGACCTCGGCTCGCACGTGCTCGACATCGCCCTGCACCTGATGGGCGAGCCGCGCGTGGTGACGGCGAGCGCCGTCACGTACAACGAGCTCGGTCGCGCCGGGCGCGGCGGCAGCGACCGCGACCCGGTGTCCGCCGCCACCGGTCGTCCGTTCGACGTCGAGGACTTCGCGAGCGCCCTGCTCCGCTTCGAGGACGGCGCGAGCCTGCTCCTCCAGGCGTCGTGGGCCAGCTACTCGAAGGACGTCGAGGACATCGAGGTCGAGCTGCTCGGCTCGACCGGTGGCGCGCGGCTGTTCGTCCGCGACTACGCCACCGAGGGCACCGTCACCCTGTACTCCGACGAGCAGGGCGTCCCGACGGTCACCCGCCCGGGTGTCCAGGTCCCCGCGGGCCACCACCAGCGCGTGATCGAGGAGTTCCTCGCGACCATCCGCTCCGGGCTGCACGACGGGCACCACGGCGAGTTCGCGCTGCACCGGAGCCGCGTGGTCGACGCCATCTACGCGTCGGCGCAGGCCGGACACGAGGTCGAGGTGGTCCGGTGA
- a CDS encoding ABC transporter permease gives MFQYIAERWDQIWFSSWQHFSLVVQCVVLATVIAVVLAALVYRIPGLRSAANEVSTIGLTLPSFAVIGLLLVPLGFGVVPSVVTVTFFAALPILRNAVVGLNEIPPAVVESARGIGMSRFRTLVQVELPMAWPIILTGVRVSAQMVMGVAAVAAYALGPGLGSFIFSGLSRLGGANSLNSVVVGTVGVVLLALVLDLLLLGLGRLTTSRGIRVQH, from the coding sequence GTGTTCCAGTACATCGCCGAGCGATGGGACCAGATCTGGTTCTCGTCCTGGCAGCACTTCTCGCTGGTGGTCCAGTGCGTCGTGCTCGCGACCGTCATCGCCGTGGTCCTCGCGGCGCTCGTCTACCGGATCCCCGGTCTGCGGTCCGCCGCGAACGAGGTGTCCACGATCGGGCTCACCCTGCCCTCGTTCGCCGTGATCGGCCTGTTGCTCGTGCCGCTCGGGTTCGGCGTCGTGCCGTCCGTCGTCACCGTGACGTTCTTCGCCGCGCTGCCGATCCTCCGCAACGCGGTCGTCGGGCTGAACGAGATCCCGCCCGCCGTCGTCGAGTCGGCCCGGGGCATCGGGATGAGCCGCTTCCGCACCCTCGTGCAGGTCGAACTGCCGATGGCGTGGCCGATCATCCTCACCGGCGTGCGGGTCTCCGCGCAGATGGTGATGGGCGTCGCCGCCGTGGCGGCGTACGCACTCGGCCCCGGGCTCGGCAGCTTCATCTTCTCCGGGCTCTCCCGCCTCGGCGGTGCGAACTCCCTCAACTCCGTGGTCGTCGGCACCGTGGGCGTCGTGCTGCTCGCCCTGGTCCTCGACCTCCTGCTCCTCGGCCTCGGCCGCCTGACCACCTCGAGAGGTATCCGTGTCCAGCACTGA
- a CDS encoding ABC transporter permease — translation MSDVVTASPATGKRTSWRGLVIQPVVILVVLAAFAVWLANADLSATERSTLNPSGLLDLAWQHVLLTVVSTIIVLVVAIPLGIALTRGPLRRASGTILAVANFGQAAPAVGLVVLLAFWLGFTFWAAVVALVLYAILPVLRNTIIGIESVDARLVEAGRGMGMSAAAVLLKVELPLAVPVMLAGIRTALVLLVGSAALATFIGAGGLGLLITTGVNLFLPKVLVAGALLIALLALSIDWLGRIVETYARPKGLR, via the coding sequence GTGAGCGACGTCGTCACCGCCTCCCCGGCGACCGGGAAGCGGACCAGCTGGCGCGGGCTGGTGATCCAGCCGGTGGTGATCCTCGTCGTCCTCGCCGCGTTCGCGGTCTGGCTCGCGAACGCGGACCTCAGCGCGACCGAGCGCAGCACCCTCAACCCGTCCGGGCTGCTCGACCTGGCCTGGCAGCACGTCCTGCTCACCGTCGTGTCGACGATCATCGTGCTCGTCGTCGCCATCCCGCTCGGCATCGCCCTCACGCGCGGCCCGCTGCGGAGAGCGAGCGGCACGATCCTGGCGGTCGCGAACTTCGGCCAGGCCGCCCCCGCGGTCGGCCTCGTCGTGCTCCTGGCCTTCTGGCTCGGGTTCACGTTCTGGGCCGCGGTCGTCGCGCTCGTGCTCTACGCGATCCTGCCCGTCCTGCGGAACACGATCATCGGCATCGAGAGCGTCGATGCCCGTCTCGTCGAAGCCGGCCGGGGGATGGGCATGAGCGCCGCCGCGGTGCTGCTCAAGGTCGAACTGCCCCTCGCCGTACCCGTCATGCTCGCCGGCATCCGCACCGCGCTCGTGCTCCTGGTCGGTTCCGCCGCCCTCGCCACGTTCATCGGTGCCGGCGGCCTCGGGTTGCTCATCACCACCGGCGTGAACCTCTTCCTGCCGAAGGTGCTCGTCGCCGGCGCGCTCCTCATCGCCCTGCTCGCCCTGTCGATCGACTGGCTCGGCCGCATCGTCGAGACGTACGCCCGACCGAAGGGACTCCGATGA
- a CDS encoding NAD(P)/FAD-dependent oxidoreductase — translation MVDAVVVGAGPNGLAAAVTLARAGLSVEVVERDDTIGGGARTKELTLPGHLHDVCSAVHPMALQSEFFRAFGMEQRIELRLPEVQYGHPLDNGRAGIAYQDLERTADSLGIDGGAYRQLMAPLVRNADQVSDFATDALLHVPRHPVTVARFGLRALEQGSRAWNLRFRDEVAPAMISGVAAHSIQHMPSLATAAAALSLGVYAHARGWPVPIGGSQAIVDALAADLVAHGGTIETGREVHSLGDLTPAKAVFFDTSVPTMLSIAGNQLPSPKRGALRRFRFGNAAAKVDFALSEPVPWTNPELRRAGTVHIGGTRADIAEAEAQVARGQDPERPYVLGSEPTVVDPSRAPEGGHVFWAYAHVPAGSTVDHQESVIRQIERFAPGFRDTIVATNSRTAADMEQYNPNYSGGDIAAGAASFWQLVKRPVLSSDPWRMGGGMYLASQSAAPGPGVHGMAGWHAAKSALRHTYGLPVDVDLAPRS, via the coding sequence ATGGTTGATGCGGTGGTCGTCGGAGCCGGACCGAACGGGCTGGCCGCGGCGGTGACCCTCGCCCGCGCCGGGCTCAGCGTCGAGGTGGTCGAACGGGACGACACCATCGGTGGTGGTGCCCGGACGAAGGAGTTGACCCTCCCGGGTCACCTGCACGACGTTTGCTCGGCCGTGCACCCGATGGCACTGCAGTCCGAGTTCTTCCGCGCCTTCGGCATGGAGCAGCGCATCGAGCTCCGACTGCCCGAGGTCCAGTACGGCCACCCGCTCGACAACGGCCGGGCGGGCATCGCGTACCAGGACCTCGAGCGCACCGCGGACAGCCTCGGCATCGACGGCGGGGCGTACCGGCAGCTCATGGCCCCGCTCGTCCGGAACGCCGACCAGGTGTCCGACTTCGCCACCGACGCCCTGCTGCACGTCCCCCGGCACCCGGTGACCGTGGCCCGGTTCGGCCTTCGCGCGCTCGAACAGGGCTCCCGCGCCTGGAACCTGCGCTTCCGCGACGAGGTCGCCCCGGCGATGATCAGCGGCGTGGCGGCGCACTCGATCCAGCACATGCCGTCCCTCGCCACCGCGGCCGCAGCGCTCTCGCTCGGCGTCTACGCGCACGCCCGCGGCTGGCCGGTGCCGATCGGCGGGAGCCAGGCGATCGTCGACGCGCTCGCCGCCGACCTCGTCGCGCACGGCGGCACGATCGAGACCGGCCGTGAAGTCCACTCGCTCGGGGACCTGACACCGGCCAAGGCGGTGTTCTTCGACACGAGCGTCCCCACCATGCTCAGCATCGCCGGGAACCAGCTGCCGTCGCCGAAACGCGGAGCACTGCGCCGCTTCCGGTTCGGCAACGCGGCGGCGAAGGTCGACTTCGCGCTGTCCGAGCCGGTGCCGTGGACGAACCCCGAGCTCCGTCGCGCGGGCACCGTGCACATCGGCGGCACCCGCGCCGACATCGCCGAGGCCGAGGCGCAGGTCGCGCGCGGGCAGGACCCCGAGCGGCCGTACGTCCTGGGCTCCGAACCGACCGTCGTCGACCCGAGCCGGGCACCGGAGGGCGGACACGTCTTCTGGGCGTACGCGCACGTCCCGGCCGGCTCGACGGTCGACCACCAGGAGTCCGTCATCCGCCAGATCGAACGGTTCGCCCCGGGCTTCCGCGACACCATCGTCGCGACGAACAGCCGGACCGCCGCCGACATGGAGCAGTACAACCCGAACTACTCCGGCGGGGACATCGCCGCCGGTGCCGCGAGCTTCTGGCAGCTGGTCAAGCGCCCGGTGCTCTCGAGTGACCCGTGGCGGATGGGCGGTGGCATGTACCTGGCCTCGCAGTCCGCGGCTCCGGGTCCGGGGGTGCACGGCATGGCAGGCTGGCACGCGGCGAAGAGCGCCCTCCGGCACACCTACGGGCTGCCGGTGGACGTCGACCTGGCACCGAGGAGCTGA
- a CDS encoding ThuA domain-containing protein yields MNIVVWNENVHETRGDETVREHYPDGIHTVVAAGLEARLAPGADGADGTHPAHGQHASTHTVTTATLQEPEHGLTEERLADTDVLFWWGHIAHDQVADEVVDRVVRHVHAGMGLVVLHSGHYSKPFTRLMGTTCSLKWRNDGERELVWTIAPEHPIAAGVPHPIVIDRQEMYGEHFDIPRPDEEVFLSTFAGGEVFRSGVAYRRGLGKVFYFSPGDQEYPVYHHPDIQRVLANAAQWAAPTGPRRQLTADPHPRDWFLPEG; encoded by the coding sequence GTGAACATCGTCGTCTGGAACGAGAACGTCCACGAGACCCGCGGCGACGAGACCGTCCGCGAGCACTACCCGGACGGCATCCACACGGTCGTCGCCGCCGGACTGGAGGCCCGACTCGCCCCCGGCGCGGACGGTGCCGACGGCACGCACCCGGCCCACGGCCAGCACGCGTCGACCCACACCGTCACGACCGCCACGCTGCAGGAGCCCGAACACGGCCTGACCGAGGAGCGCCTGGCCGACACCGACGTCCTGTTCTGGTGGGGGCACATCGCCCACGACCAGGTCGCGGACGAGGTCGTCGACCGGGTGGTCCGACACGTGCACGCCGGCATGGGCCTCGTGGTGCTGCACTCCGGCCACTACTCGAAGCCGTTCACGCGCCTGATGGGCACGACGTGCTCGCTGAAGTGGCGCAACGACGGGGAGCGCGAACTGGTCTGGACCATCGCACCCGAGCACCCGATCGCCGCCGGGGTCCCGCACCCGATCGTGATCGACCGCCAGGAGATGTACGGCGAGCACTTCGACATCCCGCGCCCGGACGAAGAGGTCTTCCTCTCGACGTTCGCCGGTGGCGAGGTGTTCCGCTCGGGCGTCGCCTACCGCCGCGGGCTCGGGAAGGTGTTCTACTTCTCGCCGGGCGACCAGGAGTACCCGGTGTACCACCACCCCGACATCCAGCGGGTCCTCGCGAACGCGGCGCAGTGGGCGGCCCCCACCGGCCCGCGCCGACAGCTGACCGCCGACCCCCACCCGAGGGACTGGTTCCTGCCCGAGGGCTGA